atcaagccccgcattgggctctctgctcagcagggagcctgcttcctcctctctctctgcctgcttctctgtctacttgcgatctctgtcaaataaataaataaatctttaaaaaaatagaagagaaaagataaatgacaagaaataatcagggcgcctgggtggctcagtgggttaagccgctgccttcggctcaggtcatgatctcagggtcctgggatcgagtcccgcatcgggctctctgctcagcagggagcctgcttcctcctctctctctctctctgcctgcctctctgcctatttgtgatctctctctgtcaaataaataaataaataatctttaaaaaaaaaaaaaaaaaaagaaagaatcacatAATAGGAAAAAGTTCCTAGCCAAATAAAACTCTGGATTGAGAGGGTAGTCCAAGTGCTAAAGTGAGGACATTCTTGAGGCTTTAATAGAAGGAGAATACTCAtcattataataaaacaaaaattttagaaagcaaataAGCAAACTCCACACCTAGATATATCTTGGAGAAATTTATAAATTGCAACAATAAAGATCGATGCTTCAAATTTTCAGGAAGAAGGTCATTAGCTCACTAAAATGCTGTTTAATCCATATAACACAGGAGAATTTTCAATTTTCATAACAAGAATCCTAATTTAGGTTGCTATGAAAGAGAGCCACAGTCTCTCACCCAGTTTGCAGCTACTTTTCAGGCATTATATCTGTATTGGAGTAAATTAACAGAGCACAAGCAATCGTTGATCTGTCTCCCCGCCCCCACGACTGTCACTATTACAGCCCTTCTGAGTTCCCTGAGTATTTTTGTGATTCATCAAACATGAGGGTGGCCTTGGGGATCCCAGACATAGATACCTACAGAAGAATGAATCTGCATTAAAATATCTGATATGATTGACAACTTTCCTTAGCCAAAAGAGAGCTATAGGGGACACTAGCTATCCAACTCTTAGAATCATAAAGAAACTAAAAGCAGCAGGAATACTGGGGAGAAGAACAAGACTCAACAATGACACAAGCTTTCCTATGTCAGGTTTTCAAGCTTGAGTAGGATCTGAAAAAGGTGAGTGAGAGAAGTTTGATATTAAATGACAGATGTAAGTTTTGGTTTTAGTCTCGATTGGACTTAATGTATGGCCTTTAAAACaacatatttctgaaaaataaatactctttttctCATATACCAATGGAAAGTCAAACAGTAAACCCAAATCctcttgcttaaaaaataaaacaccaagagagagaaaagtgaaataaataaaatagtttattggGGAATAAACTTTACTGGGGCGGCGGGGAAAGCAAGTGACCTCTGTCAATACATGAGATTCCTGATAACCCAGCACTAACGAGTAATGCTTAGTACCAAAACTGGTACCATACTTGaggaatgagaaaaatgtaaaactattttgcattgtattttctgtgttttttaccCAACAAAATAACTTCTACTGTACCCTCTACTTTGagttttgtaccttttttttggggggggggataccAAATTACTTTATTTGAAGGAATGGTACaaatgaaagaagttaaaaacataTGGAATGCTTCACGAATTGGCGTGTTATCCTTGCACAGGGCAATGCTAGTCTCTATATCATCCCAATTTTGTGCTGCCATGTGAGCACACCTTGTATTTTCTAAgtcatgtgttttctctcttattcatttacttgtttgagaCCACCTTtggtatatatttaagaaatagtaGGGTTCTCATGGGTTCTGTAACTGGACTTCCAGGAGCATATTTTAGATAATAGCCGAAAATTTGTCATACCAGTTCATTCCATGTTCATTCTTTcccaaatacaattttaagtCATGGTTAGCCATCAGCCACAGGTAATAAGTTGTTAGAATTATGAAATATTCATTTcatgatttgggggttttttctgtctctgagacttgctacacttaatttttttacagtTGTAATCTAAGCACAAGTAAATTACTGTCTTCTCAAAGTCTATTTGTGTCTCTCATCAAATCCCCACTGTCTTGGTGATATATTCTAATTTTACTATTAATTATACCAAGATTATTCTGATGGAAACACAGcaaactcttctttcttttaacttcttcCAGACAGATATTTCCAATAAGGTTCAGGGACCTACCACAGAACAGTATAAAAGAagttgaaggaaatgaaagaaaggtaCATGGAGTTCTATTCACGATCTTCATTCTTCAGAAAATCACAGTCATTTCAGGCATGCTTTATGGGTTTGCAGATTTCCTTACATTCCTGCACCACCTCAGCTTCctcaggacacagagagaagcctGTTTCAATTTGCTGTTCCATAAAATCAGAAGGAATGGATGGCCAGATGGATAGGAAAATACGAACATGTAAGCAAACATTTTTGTCACCAAACTGTCTAGCATGACATAGGccaaatatattataatattgcTCAACCAGTACATAAAGAAGAAGAGTAGGAATGAAATCATAGACTTCATGGCTCGCACATGGGCCTTGGTGATAAGATCCCCAGAACCTGTGCCCTTCATCCGGCTGGTGTGTTTCCATAAGGAATGGATCAAAAGGACAAAGGAAGCCAGAGACACTCCAAAGGGGATGATGAACATTATGTTCAGGACTATATTAGAAGTtaataaatcatattttcttaCTGTGAAGTTCAATGTCTGATTGCTGTCAGTGTTTACCCAGGTTTTGATCAGGTTCTTAAATACTGTATCCTTAAAAAGCAGGgacaaacagaaagagaggaCCGCTCCAAGGACGATAATGAGAAGCAGTCTGTGAGTTCTCTGTTTTATCCAGAAGAAAATGGGATTGGAAAAGTTGGCTATCTTAAGCAAATAGAAGACACTGAGACAAGCGGTACAGGTTATGCAGAAATAATTCGATCCTGTCCAGAGGATTTCAAAAGTCATCAGTTGATTGTCATTGTAGCATATTTCCTCACAAATTATATCTATACCTATGCCTAGCATTATTATACACAGAAGAAGTATTCTGGAAATAGCTAAGCAGGTAAGAATAAAGTCAATCAAGAAGAACTTCGAGCTCCTGATCCAATCAATACAGTTAACCAATATAATGAACCCATTTCCCAAAAGCCCCGCTATGAATTCTCCAGCAAA
This genomic interval from Mustela erminea isolate mMusErm1 chromosome 6, mMusErm1.Pri, whole genome shotgun sequence contains the following:
- the LOC116593485 gene encoding taste receptor type 2 member 8-like, whose product is MASTFKNVFTMIFAGEFIAGLLGNGFIILVNCIDWIRSSKFFLIDFILTCLAISRILLLCIIMLGIGIDIICEEICYNDNQLMTFEILWTGSNYFCITCTACLSVFYLLKIANFSNPIFFWIKQRTHRLLLIIVLGAVLSFCLSLLFKDTVFKNLIKTWVNTDSNQTLNFTVRKYDLLTSNIVLNIMFIIPFGVSLASFVLLIHSLWKHTSRMKGTGSGDLITKAHVRAMKSMISFLLFFFMYWLSNIIIYLAYVMLDSLVTKMFAYMFVFSYPSGHPFLLILWNSKLKQASLCVLRKLRWCRNVRKSANP